In Erigeron canadensis isolate Cc75 chromosome 8, C_canadensis_v1, whole genome shotgun sequence, the DNA window AAAAAGGTGGATGTACCAAGGATCGACGATAGTGATGACACAAGAGTTGATGACAAAAGAGCTCTGCTATGTCCTACGAATGTACCTACATTTCAGTTTGGCAGTAATGATCTCACCTATATAAGTGATAATGACAATAATACTGTTATCTTGGCCAAGACTATTGTCAATAACGTAGTTAGTTCTATTAAGAGGAAAAAGGAAGAATCTTTATCATTATCGAAAATGCTAAATTGGCTAGCAAATGCTGCAAGAGATCCACACGATATCACGATAAGAAGGATACCAATTAGTTCCAAGTGGAAGAAATATAAGGACACTGAAGTGTGGAAGCAAGCTCTGGTGGTAAAAGAGACACTTTTTGCAAAACGGAATGCTGATTCTGGCAATAATGTGTATCACTCGCAGGTATAAATTCAACTTTATATGTTTTCGTTTCTTTCTGTTGTTTTCATGCTAAAAGATGATGGAACTATTAAGAAAGGAAGGCACACAGCTGAGTTATTCAGtttgtataaataataaatataaaataaaagttataaattacaCTAACTGGGCTGTCTAGACTATATGAGATTGGAGTTGGAGGTTTGCTAGactatggtaaaaaaaaataaaatttactcttgtattttttttactgGAGTATGGATTGTGGCACTATGCCTTTTCTGTGTATGCAGTTGCTTGACCACGAAAGCTATATGTAATACAAATTAAACAGTGGACAAGCAAGTAACTTTTGGAAGTCTGTATTCGTCAGATGTCTATAATACCCTTCAATAATGTCAAAGCAGATGATCTAATTTAACAAATATCAACCTTGTAATAATGATGTTTAATAAATAGGTAATCTTAACTTGAAAAGTTTCCCAAAAAGTAACTCTCTCCACTTCATATATGTTCCCATTTGGAATAGCAAAAATGCTCGTGCATAAAAGAATTGTACCATAAAAGAATTGTACCTTCTGTATTAAAAGTGACCTCTGATTTTTATGTGGGCTGTTATTAGCAAGGCCCTTtgaaatatgataaaaatacaagttttttttttcattttaccaCATTGTACACTATTTACAGAATTACAGCAAACTCTACAGTTTATGATGTGTATATAAATCAAAGTAAAGGGAAAGTTTATCATctccatttttttaattacatttcTGAAAGACAAGGGAATCATTTtttaacttgaaaataaaattactataTCATGTATTTTCTTACTCTATAGATTAAATATTTTGACTATCTGTTGCTAAgcagatattctttttggtacATTATGGAAGATTTCAGATATTTGATTGATAGTCACACTTCTAGCGTATGTCTTATACATGACATCTCACCTAAATATTATCATAACAATAAAAGTTCATTTTTTGCAATCCGCAGAAGAATAGACAAATGATGCATCCTTCAATGTACGAAGATGATAAAGTTCCTAATATTCGCATGGCTTCTAAAAGGATAAGATGCAGCCAGAGGGCTTCTGTAAAATCATGTTCTTGTCCAGGCTGTAAATCTTGTTCATCTTCGCGAAACAAACGTGCCAGAAAATGCACACAGATCTTGGAGACTATTGAGACCCAAGATGACATGTGTGAAGATCTCGAAACAGAGAGGGATATCATAGCAGCCCAAGTGCCCGAATGGACTGGTAGTATTTCTGACAGTAATCCTAAGTGGCTAGGTTCTCGGATGTGGCCCCCACCTGAGGATAAAAATGGAAAGCATGAAATGGATATTGCAGTAATCGGAAAAGGAAGACCAAGTTCATGTATGTGTCTGATTCCCGGGTCTGATGATTGTGTGAAGTATCATATTGCAGAGAGTAGGGTGAAAATTCAACACACACTCGGTCAGCTTTTTTATAAATGGAAGTTTGACCGTATGGGAGAGAAAGCTACTGTTTCGGCGTGGAATCTagaagaagaaaccaaattcaaaagTTTGGTAATCAAAGCAAGGCAAGAATTAACTGATAGAAGCAAGTCAAGACATGAAATTATGAGAAATTTCTGGAGAAGAGCTTCCGAGTCCATCCCTTCCAAACCAAAAGGCATGTTGGTAAGCTATTACTTCAACGTCTTTGTTCTAAGGCGAAGAAGTTACCAAAATCGCATCATGCCCGAGCATATAGacagtgatgatgatgaacaaGAGGTGGGGTATGAAAATAGCCATGATGCTCTTTTCAACGTATAAATGGAAACAATGACGAACGAGTCCGGTTTGTTGAAGATGTTTTTGGGTATATGAATCAGTATCATGCTTTGTTGTTAAGTTCTACAGGCATGAACCTTGAATGTTGATATATagtgtagtttgtttatatcgATAGTTTGCAAACCCCTGTATGTTGACCAATTTTGGAATGTGTAGAATGGCATCAAGTGTAACCGGTTCTtcgttttagttgttttttactCGTGTTGTTTTGGCCTTTTAAGTTTCTTTGTTGGGAAACTATGTAGTATGCATGCTGGAGGGTATACAATTTTCCTAAAATTAACATTCTATCTATCAACTTAAAAACAAAGATGATTCAAGTAACTTAAATTCATGAGGCTAAAAATACCTTTAAAAAGAGAACAAGAAAACATAATAAGATTAAAGGTGAATATCTATGTGTCTTTCGCAATGAGCTTGTGACATGTGAACCAactacatatattaatattagtgttcaggcccgtccaatggacgagtagtctcaaaatatattaatcaaagctaatatgattcgagcaaccatcaatataaccaatatcacaacttaatcaatacgaaagctaaagaagaaacatatgaaaattaaatacgtataaatattgattacaatttaccctttttttcaaatttacttaaataaaaaatttgcaacaaagtatataatttaaaaaatacataccaattcatcaacaaagaccatctcgaatgttttaattttcttcgggttgttccactccgaaacagtccatacatgcataatacggagtcgtagatgattgttaacatgtgttggcttaaaattttcaaaatgaaataatatggtcttattttttgttgaagaagaagaagctataacgaacctataatagaaaacaaactaaattaaaagacataataacaacaataacataagaattaaatgttaaataataataataataataataataataataatgattaaatatgaacaaagtatataaataaaaaacatttttggtAATCGatcataggttttttttttgtcgtatgattttttttaggttgaaaatatgtgagggttttttctaggtagtatatatagataaataattttttaggAGAAAGGACAAAaagagtttttaaaaaataataaggttggtcatttattaaattaaattaaatattaaaagaaatagaggattaataaggaggaaGAACTAGGCCCAGGTTGGGGgcacacttgacacccctattttacttatattatagatatatcattttgtttattttatatcgttatacataaaaataattaaatgatatCATCTATATCCCCTTTAGTGaaatattcatttaaaaactcaaatttttgtgaaaactaaaaaCTGGTTAAATTACACTGgtatctgaatttaacacaatgtgttttaattgtgtttttaaataCACATTTATTGTGTAATCCAAAAatatattgtgttaagttttacaTCACGATGTGTTTTTAATAGGGTGTGAAaataaatcagaaaattattcaaatacactgtgatatgaacttaacacaatgtgcttttttttaaattaaaaacacattgtgttggttttgaccatttttctaattttcacgaaaattttagttttcaaatgatcaaaaccctcCCCTTATAATACAAATTAGAAACATTTAagcaattttttcaatattccCATATTGTCTCTAAATCACACATTAcctctaattctatatctctaAATAATCAGACAAACACCATACCAAGATCTAACACATAGTtacttctttctctccttcATATTTACACACACGCGTATCAATTCCCCCTCActattttgtattatcatcaccgTTTAACAGCAGACACCAACCCTCGTCTTTGTAAAATTGGAAGGGCATGGCATTCTAAAACTTTAAACTCTTTTAAATCTATTTGAAATTAATTTTCTgttattaaaaagttataatttcttCTTTATGTTTACTTATTATCActttaatcattattaatttattattatgaaaattgAAAGTGTCAAAGGTATTTCATATGTTATGGGCATGACCTAGATGTCTTTTCCTCTTTTGAGCTAGTTTTTATATGTGAATTTTACAAAAATGATACAATTTCATCCTATAATTGGCTAGCATCAAGTTTATAAGAAGGTTTAGAACCACTCCCAACAAGTAGCTCAAAAGACGAAGGGTCATATAAGCTTATAAATTACCAATCAATCTCATACTTGGCTGATGTAGGATCAATAACACGAACCTTTGACCGACAcgaattaattattatattaaagtttttcatatcaaatatatttaaaaaatctttatctaatatctaatatctatatctatctatattttatattataaagcaaatatatttttgactttcaacattgaacttaaaatttcgatagtgattttaagtttcaacaatgtacacattctaatgcatgatgtaccatacatcatagctacattacattaataacttcCACTACTCACCggcaccaccaccaatctctgCCGCCACCGCCACTACCACCCATCACCGctaccaccgccgccgccacccatcaccaccgccaccacctctatcaccgccgcaatgcgcgggtacctTTCTCccgtatattataaaacaaatgaggttttcaacttttaacaatgtacacatgCTAATTcataatgtacaatacatctaaaccacattacatcaataacctacactacttactaccactgccaccaccaccaatcgccgTTGCCGCACACCACTATCACTTGTCACCGCCATCACCGCTGCCGTCATTACATTGCCACTATCCACACAACCTCCACCACCGCACACCATCGTCACATCAAGTGGGTACTTTTTctagtaaaaataaaatgaatttggatgtaataatacattaataccTATCGTAATTTGTGTGCTATTTtttaaggataatgataaatcaacctaactcatttgtttaaacatcaatctaatcatAGGATGATGACATGTAGAAAAAACAAGGGATAAGATTAAGAAATTTGTGTACTATTTtttaaggataatgataaatcaacctaactTATTTGTTTAAACATCAACCTAATCATAGGAtgatgacatgttgaaaaaaacaagagataaaattaagaaaaaaatttagtGAAATCTAcgtgtttaatttttaaggttttagattaatttttagacatgtaagttaattaatcattttccttgttTTTAAAGCTAAGGTGGGACGAAGGACGATCACATTTGTTTATttcattgatttaaaaaaaggaaaaaaaaaaaaaaagaaaagaaaagaaaaaagaatctAGTCAGTCCTAGTTTCACTCATTTCATTGATTGATTGTCTGAACCGCCtccatttttatttgtttatttatttatttattttctcaaagaaagaaaagaatccTCACCTCCTTTACCCGCACGCCACCCAcccatacacacacacaccctctaaacaaaatcacaaattttCATATCCTTCTTTTTACTCATTAAAATTAACTTTGTAAGaaaatacagtaataattataacaatatGTCTTCTCCAAGCAAACGCAGGGAAATGGATTTGATGAAGCTGTAATTCATCCCAATccctttaaatttatttaatttataaagatttttttggtttatgaatataatTTCAAGAATTTGaaagtttgtgttttgtttggatttgatgatgatgtgaaatttatatatgtataggatGATGGGTGATTATAAAGTAGAGATGATGAATGATGGTATGCAAGAATTTTATGTCCAGTTTCACGGACCTAAAGACAGTATGTTTTCTACTACTGTTtcctctccttttttttttttttttttttgttgatgttgCTATTtcaatgtaaattattttactTTTCTGTTAATTTGATTATAATCTTTCTGGGTATTTTTCTTAACAATaattggtttataaaaatgtcATCTTTTTTGGCTACATCATGTTACTTTGATTTCGTTGTTCATTGACTCATTGTGTTTATGTATATAGTTTAAATCCTAAATATCTGTGTTCTTATCAAATCTTTATCTaacaatttatgttttttttttcttagttttgGGGGTTTTGTATTTATGATACTTTTGTTTCATTATAGGAGTCCACTTGTTGAAATGCAGGATGATCTGGGGTGTAAATATGGGTCCTTTAAGCCATTTTACAGTTCACAATACTATTGTTTgagataaatttctttgttatGCAAATTGGACTTGATTGATGATGAGAATTTGACAgttttttctatctttttctttaattaagaaaaaaggccttttggtttttctttttgttgccTTTGTTTTAGTAACAAGACGAATGTATGAACGGTTGAATCATGAAGAAAATGTGTGTTTTTGTTGAGTCATGTAAACCTTGTGTGTCAGTGTGTGGTTATCATTCTTAACACTCACATAGTTTTGAATTGTTTTCGTCTGGTATACTTTCATGGGTTTTTTATGTGTGCATAGGTAATGTTCCAAAATGTATGATTAAGGGAGTGTTTAGCATCGTATTGTAAGCATTAGTTTTGTAAATCACTAGTTAGGTAAGTTACTTTACTCAACACTCAAACAACCATTAATCACAGCTTCAAGCAATAGGCGAACACCCAACTCCTGCAGCTTGTTTTACTATAGCTGATTATTGCATTTTATATAATCACTTCCAATTTCAATGCCGAACACCCTGATAAGTAATgtgtaattttgattttaaaatatTGGGCGCATTGAATCATTTTGCCTTTGGAATCATGAATCTTCTGTTGCCAGAGATTTTTTTAGGCAAAGTGGGGCATCTTTCTGTTTCTGTATGTACCTATGTTCCTAACATGAACTTTGACTGTTTCAAGATTTGTTATGGCAGGCCCATATCATGGAGGTGTTTGGAGAATACGGGTGGAGCTGCCCGACGCTTATCCATATAAATCTCCGTCAATTGGatttatcaacaaaatctatcatCCAAATGTCGATGAAACGTGAACTTCTCTATCTTTATGTATATTTTAGATTAGACTCAGTATTAATTCTTATCAACAACAAATTTGAGCTCTTTGCAGGTCAGGATCGGTTTGCTTAGATGTTATTAACCAGACATGGAGTCCAATGTTCGGTAATTTGGTTTATCACCACTCCCACCCTCTCTTCGtgtatcataattttttatttttactttcttgGTAATTACTGAAGTGTATTTCCGATATGCAGATCTTGTTAACGTGTTTGAAGTTTTTCTTCCACAACTTCTTTTATATCCAAACCCATCCGATCCTTTAAATGGAGATGCTGCTGCACTGATGATGCGAGATAAAACTGCATATGAGCAAAAAGTTAAAGGTATGTTTGAAATTGATCGCTATTTTGAGTTGTAGTTTCGGATAAGTTATGAATGTAGTATCTAGGTGCTGTATCTTGGGGTTGCTTTCCTATTTGATAGTGAGATCAACAAGGTACTGACCGTTATTATCTTGTGGAGAATTATAGCATCCCATCAATACTCTTAAATTCTCAAATGAGTTCATTACGATAACTGAAGGTAAAACTATGCTGTTATCCATCACTATAATAAAccaatgttttatattttataagtcTTCAATGCATAATAGAAAGGCCATTATTTTGGCAGttgttccaacattctcccactttgCTTAATGGTGCTCAAACATAATATGCATATACTTAAGAATGATCAAATCAAATTGTTGACTAAACAACTATATCACGATGatctaaaattaaaatcaccatGACGAAGCATTTTGTTTGGTTGCATCATATAGGCAGAGGACACCTATTGATTATACATGCAACACACTTGTATCACACATGGTTGTTATCACCATCCATAATCAGTACAAATGAATTTTACATGAGTAATGAACTAATGATTAGACAAATTCGTACACATGATCTgcatatactgatatacataGTTTCTCATAAATCTCATAATTAAAGAACATATTTATTGAACTTGAAAAATATGTGAGAATATAGTTTAAAAATCTGATCTGTTTACTAAAGCTAAAAACATGTCATCACTAGAACATCCCTTATTGGACTTTTAAACATGTCATCACTAGAACATCCCTTATTGGACTTTTCTTTTAGACTTGTTTTGCTTCATTCTCAGAGTACTGTGAAAGATATGCAAAGCCAGAAGATGCTGGGGTTGTACCTGAAGAAAAGTCTAGTGATGAGGAACTGAGTGAAGCTGAATACGCTTCTAGCGATGACGAAGTGGCCGGAAAAGCCGACCCTTGAGTGTGCTCGTATTAATGTCCGTATGTACATCATAACTAGACTGTTAAGTAAAAACATTTAGCCTTTCTTATAGGGCCATTTGCTTCAATAATTATTGTAAAGACTTGTTTCATTTGTAACCTTTGTTgtttatatttgatttaattCTAAAGTTTGGTGTTAAATCTTCAGTGCAAAAGATTGTTTTAAGTAGGCAGTACCTTCAAGTTAAACTGCAGGCACCTATACACCATGTTGTTGGAAACAAATGAGTCGTCTTGTTTCCCCCCCTAAGAGTCATCTTGCAGAAAACTGTTAGCGAGTTATGGAAGAAGAGTGTGTGTAGGTTTAATCTAGAAGGGGACAGAGTGGGTTGGTTAATGTTCATGACAGGTTGATTGCATATTTCCCCCATTTTTTACATTATTAGATAGTTAATGTTCTAAATGAACATGGCATAAAACTATTAGTTTAGCTACTAACTTTGTTGGGTATAGAATTTTTTGTAAGAACAAATTAAAGTTGTGTATAATTATCCAAGGTTGTAATAGAAATCTGCTACTAGTATCCAAATATCAAAGGaagttgattaattagccccggtatccaattgtggtaccagGGCTAGGGTTCCTTCCATTACCCTTTAAAACTTTAGGACCGGAAAAGTGCATTTGGAGCTTAGTGTCGGAGATAAGTCTAGTTCCAAAGCATTGAAAATACTTAATTTGGAGGTTTAAGTGAACATCAGTTCTAGGTACACCATTATGCAATGGCAACCTCCAATAATTTTTACCAAGCCAGATACTAATTACTAATTTGCAGTAATGTAGCAGATTGCTAATAAGCTCATTTTTACATGGTTAAAGTCAACAACTAATGCTCAATGCTTATGAGATTACAATGAAACCATACTATCAATAAATTCCACTAGAAGTATAGCAGAAAGCAACTAAAATAAATTTCAAGTTACAAGGTAATCGTAACCAATGGGTTATCCATATGATTGCCAACTTTTCCCCTAAAATATTGACTTCTAGTTATTCTTTTACGGCTATGTTATTAACTATATTGTTTGTTTATTGGTTTTATATACCTAATTGTATAAGGTTACTATATGTTCATTTGTTTTTACCTTTCTACAATTAATTATGCGGATAATTATTGTAACTTACTTGTGTTGCTATGCGACAATATATATGGTAAGTTAACACATGACTTATGCAAATTAGTGGTATATGTTATATTTGtattgtatgtatttgtatatgATTTTCGGTAGCTGTCTACGTGGTTTTTAATGTTTGTTCCGTTTTCATTATTCTTGAACCCTTCCTCTTcggttatgtttttaaaaatagttgctgatttattttttgattttttttgctttatataCTTCAAATGATAGTCATATTAAGTTGGCATGTAACAATTAACACGCTTGTTTTTCTTCTCCTTGTTCCAACAGCAGTTCAATTAATCTTCAATGCCAACCAATTAAATTATGAACCCACAAATGTCAATTAAACATCACTAAAAAGATATCTTCCACACAATTGAAGCCATAAATTACAGGTAACAAAAGCACCACAGTAGCTTAAAGTGGTAGCCACCCTTCGAATTCTGCCTACTTCGGATAGTCAGGGTCAAACAAGGATGGTAGAGGATAATACTAACAAGATTCCAAACTTAtaaatgggtttttttttttttttttcctttgaatttaGCTCTAATTCCAACTTCAAGACATGTTGTTTTAGGCCGCTCCCTATAGCCTCATCGATGGCTCGTCGATGAGCTCTTCGACCAGGAAGCTATAGGGAGCTTCTCGTCGATAGTCTCATCATTCAAGGGAGTTCGATGGATCGAAGAGAGTAGACGAAGGGGAGCGGAGGAAAAGGCCAaaaacagaagaaaaaaaaaaaactttttttttttgaaatttagaaGCAAGCAACgttcatgtttgtttttttttaatcttccttctatatatactatcttTCAATCCATTCAATACATCATTCATCACACCATTTCaaaatatcattcaaaaaacCATTCCACAAAACCATTCCATAACCACTCCATTTCAAAATGCCGAGGCAATTGTGGACTGAAGGCGAACTTCGTTTGGTGGTCATGTGTTGGATATGGGTGACTGAAATGCCTAACCTAAACGATTCGGGTGTGTCAATGTGGACCTTAATATGTGAAAGGTTCAATGCGAACACGCCTGAACCTCCAAGGTCCAAAAGTCAACTAGCAggtatatttaacaaaaatcgCACTGAATGTAAGCAGTTTGAGCCAATCTATTCGAGGTTGAAGGCACAGGGGACTTTATCGGCTGAGATGGTTTATGTAACGGCCCATCAAGAGTACCGGGCGACTTATGGGAGGGACTTCAAATACGAGCGGTGTTTCCAGGAGCTTATGAATGTTCCcaacttttataataattaagtgtgttttcgttttttaattgtgttttagcactttgaattgtgtgttgtctgtttttaatattgtaatgtttttaagtattgtaatgtttttaagtatttgaataaaataagtCTACTTTAAGAACAcaagtttattcataattttaaaacattagaagcttaacaaagaaaaacatacaacataatattaaaataaggtCACTTATTTCTTTTGGGCATAAACTGCTTTGGCCATGTTGATGAACTCATTCAGGGTGATGACCGCACAAGCAATTTCTTCCACAGCTTCTTGAATCTTGTCAAATTTCCCCTGCtgataagtaaagtattgacactcaagctcaGTACAATGACCcgtttgtatatatttgatttgtttttcACACCATTTCTGTTTCGCTTGAAGTTTTTTACCAATTTGAACAAGGTTGTCTTTTCACatttggtggtcgaggatatcagccatgatactgtcattcacttgatcgacagtcattcGTGGTTTTAGGTTAGGGGCATTTGATGAAAAAGCCATTGCAGATGCATAAAAGTGtgagttttgaaatgaaatatctGGTAATGAGACAATATTTATAGCTGAAGTCACagacgctcctccaacgttcaaaattcaaaatatttacatttacagtccCTTAACGGCTAGCTACATTATCACTCTATATATAAATACCCAGAACCTTAACCAGTTTCATCACATTATCACTGCTAAgaacattatcaatatttaaACTTGTTTCATCAGCTAACTCAGTTACCAttccaaatggcttcatcatgatcatcatcaacatcatcaaatAAGAACATTCACCGACCTCGTTTCACCTAAGATGAGATGAAAGCGCAAATCATTGAAGatgtcaaagaggacaccctctTTCAAAATGAACTCTCTGGGGAACTGCTTTACCTACGGAAGAAGAGACACCAATGCGACCAACACGTTCAGGAAATAGAAGCACCAGGCCGCAGGGTCTTGAAACACGAAAAGACATATTCTTATTTTTAGCAGGATGAGAGCAAAAGGGTGAAAAGGGCgatcaatcatgtttttaaggccggtcacacgttgaccgaccaatgcacttgggcagAATCGTTCCACGACAACTGCGGAGAAGGCAAATCaacgtgggaagtcaaatgcccagaacacgacaagtggtggggCAATGAAACGGCTCACCGTGgattaggaaaaatgtcaatcaaagatgatgaagagTAATCGTAGCTTTATTTTATCTATTTCGTGTTTTAATCATGTACTGTATTTTTCAATtatgtattgtaatgtttaattttaaataaatgttgaattattaatattttgtttaaatataaaataaaatagaataaaagtgtggaagaggggttatagggagtgattgtggaagaggtggatgaagagagagaaaaattaaTGTGACAGTATGAAAGAAGTGAGGTATGAAAAAGGTAAAGATAAGGTACCTATAGGGAGAGGCcgggggtgtttggtacatgtgaatgaaaaagagagaatgaaaataaggggtttttcttttgtttggtgGATAGAAGGAATGGAAATAGAGAATAAAAATGACATTCTCTTTCCACCAATTTTATTCTTTCTAAAAAGCTGTAGAAAGGGGAAGAATCAATATTTTAACTACACCCATTTCCCCTTTGTAAAATCAGGAGAATCAAAGTTATGccttaaaaaaacaattataaaataTGAGTTTCACATTATCCCCAAATCAAAATGCTTTCTCAAACCCTAAATATGAcgattgaaatttgaaaagttttttcatcatcatcatcaaaatatcatcagATCTTAAACAAGGTATTCTATTGATTCTTCCTATCTTCTTTCAAACAAAATAGCGGTGAATCTTCTTACAAAGGTTTGAAACTTTAtcaagtttattattctttctttatattatcattttttttatcacttcACTACTTGTAATCACTAGTTGTAATTACTACttcttatattattttgttactATTTTGATCGAGTAAGtcatgtaaataaaaaaaagtttattattacaTGATTCTAGTTATCTTGAAGCTATACATCATTACATGAAACAATATACTATTTTAATCTTGCaagaaaaaactatataagtatatttttattacatgtttcgaagtttcattttttagttttggtcTTTGTAATTTGGGTATTATGTAGATGGCAAGAACAAATTATTTCCAGAGAAGAATCCAAACTAGGCAAGCTGCTATGATGGCCACTTTAGGAGCATCTCACGCAATGTATTTTTCTGCACGTTGGTTTTTGTTGTGTGGTGCTGCCATGAATCATGTCATTGAGTCAAGAACATTAAGTTCAAAATATTTTGTTAGTTATCATGAAAGAGGTCAGAATATGATAAGAATGGTATATGCAAGTGATGTTGCGAGTGTAGTCACTACAAGAATGGATATATGCACTTTTACAAAACTTTGTAAAATTCTTGAAAATAGAGGGGGGTTAAGTAATAGCAAAAATATGTTAGTCGATGAACAAGTAGCTATGTTTTTACACACACTTGCACACAATGAAAAAAATCAGAACATAGGTATCATGTTCAAAAGGTCTGGTGAAACTATATGTCGGTATTTCAAGTTA includes these proteins:
- the LOC122579669 gene encoding AT-rich interactive domain-containing protein 2-like; the encoded protein is MSHFCELKDELGGYDRLRCLFNQVVTYFLKGVYVNKDVIRPKLVDGVEVDLFTLFWVVRKNGDYELVSKNELWENVAEECGLDNTHVGSLKSIYIKYLKELDQWLSHEGFKDTTAELNVFEKLDLLFRELRAFNYDMSCVGFETDKKGKCVVVGPSDDRGVESSMECDDKTNLDMPKSGLGSLRVNNANVNDEKFVGLDLNLALTEMGFPRIDNVNQNYEFGDLDLNLSLTDLGFSGNDNVDDNNKIGGLGLEIAKTESSSSRTKNMDDKVEEFGNLDVKRTELSPEIVIKKVDVPRIDDSDDTRVDDKRALLCPTNVPTFQFGSNDLTYISDNDNNTVILAKTIVNNVVSSIKRKKEESLSLSKMLNWLANAARDPHDITIRRIPISSKWKKYKDTEVWKQALVVKETLFAKRNADSGNNVYHSQKNRQMMHPSMYEDDKVPNIRMASKRIRCSQRASVKSCSCPGCKSCSSSRNKRARKCTQILETIETQDDMCEDLETERDIIAAQVPEWTGSISDSNPKWLGSRMWPPPEDKNGKHEMDIAVIGKGRPSSCMCLIPGSDDCVKYHIAESRVKIQHTLGQLFYKWKFDRMGEKATVSAWNLEEETKFKSLVIKARQELTDRSKSRHEIMRNFWRRASESIPSKPKGMLVSYYFNVFVLRRRSYQNRIMPEHIDSDDDEQEVGYENSHDALFNV
- the LOC122611364 gene encoding ubiquitin-conjugating enzyme E2-23 kDa-like; amino-acid sequence: MSSPSKRREMDLMKLMMGDYKVEMMNDGMQEFYVQFHGPKDSPYHGGVWRIRVELPDAYPYKSPSIGFINKIYHPNVDETSGSVCLDVINQTWSPMFDLVNVFEVFLPQLLLYPNPSDPLNGDAAALMMRDKTAYEQKVKEYCERYAKPEDAGVVPEEKSSDEELSEAEYASSDDEVAGKADP